The Manihot esculenta cultivar AM560-2 chromosome 11, M.esculenta_v8, whole genome shotgun sequence genome includes a region encoding these proteins:
- the LOC110626242 gene encoding uncharacterized protein LOC110626242, with amino-acid sequence MAQNHLAIIDYPYKSKPSTLLNSLFMSTVNTAGKTLVSVASNLKMEQSEKWRPSDHLRFMMMLMTWVTVWFFRVLMDYFPSVMSFSPNYRLLLGRLSSVGSSTLALPAPSSSSTALSTSAASLDLVLKDDFDGPSVQGLSRALTHILGLLNQIPATSRKYQFAMAMADQIMEGNARDGRVELLEVNQQALSSAFACTLSLLHRSLKHPHGSADSGDWLSRVLRAMPMGSYVSPYVKGLNSCITSVTQTLRRGALSVLLDKWREFIGEGSGRVVVYEGADDVVAEKLAQELFWITNKIRAYGAVDEAMVQWSYASALASLAFSANPRVQGYIVKISAILIGDLSCNNVEVSEQVKFRLLVLWIPLFCYANNGLSYPFLSSFEKVEVERALNEVISTLPAMDQEVILVNWLQDFTLCASDWPNLQVSYDRWCRCTRELAQ; translated from the exons ATGGCTCAAAACCACCTAGCTATCATCGACTATCCCTACAAATCCAAGCCTTCCACTCTCTTGAACTCTCTTTTCATGTCGACGGTGAACACGGCCGGGAAAACTCTCGTCTCTGTTGCGTCAAACTTGAAGATGGAGCAATCGGAGAAGTGGAGACCCAGTGATCATTTGAGGTTTATGATGATGTTAATGACTTGGGTCACCGTCTGGTTTTTTAGGGTTTTGATGGATTACTTCCCTAGCGTTATGAGCTTCTCCCCAAACTATCGTCTTCTTCTTGGACGCCTCTCGTCCGTTGGATCATCCACTTTAGCACTTCCAGCTCCATCTTCATCGTCAACAGCATTATCAACTTCTGCTGCTTCCTTGGATTTGGTTCTGAAAGATGATTTTGATGGACCTTCTGTTCAGGGCCTTAGTAGGGCGCTCACTCAT ATCCTTGGATTGCTGAACCAGATACCAGCCACTTCAAGAAAATACCAATTTGCAATGGCAATGGCTGACCAGATCATGGAAGGGAACGCCAGAGATGGCCGCGTGGAACTCCTGGAAGTCAATCAGCAGGCTCTGTCTTCAGCATTCGCGTGTACGTTAAGCCTTCTGCACCGATCCCTCAAACACCCTCATGGGTCAGCTGATTCAGGCGATTGGTTATCACGCGTCCTAAGGGCAATGCCAATGGGGTCCTACGTATCACCGTACGTGAAGGGGTTGAATTCCTGCATAACAAGTGTCACACAGACGCTGCGTAGAGGTGCGTTGTCGGTGCTATTAGACAAGTGGCGAGAATTCATCGGAGAAGGCAGCGGCCGCGTCGTCGTTTATGAGGGAGCTGACGATGTAGTAGCGGAGAAATTGGCACAGGAACTGTTTTGGATAACCAATAAAATAAGGGCATATGGGGCAGTGGACGAAGCTATGGTGCAATGGAGTTATGCGTCTGCTCTCGCTTCACTTGCTTTCTCCGCTAATCCCAGGGTCCAAGGCTACATTGTTAAGATCTCAG CTATATTAATCGGAGATCTCTCATGCAACAATGTAGAAGTATCAGAGCAAGTGAAGTTCAGATTGTTAGTGCTGTGGATTCCACTGTTTTGCTATGCAAACAATGGATTATCCTATCCTTTCTTGAGCAGCTTTGAAAAGGTAGAAGTAGAGAGAGCATTAAATGAAGTCATTTCTACCTTACCTGCAATGGATCAAGAAGTAATCCTCGTAAATTGGCTGCAAGACTTCACTTTGTGTGCCTCTGATtggccaaatctccaagtttctTATGATCGGTGGTGCAGATGTACTCGTGAGCTTGCCCAATGA